In Pedobacter sp. W3I1, one DNA window encodes the following:
- a CDS encoding PorP/SprF family type IX secretion system membrane protein, whose amino-acid sequence MREIKCYIAALLFLFVTPALAQLNPMGSIYYQNQFLANPAMAGLAPGLNLNAAFKTQWTGVDGAPKIQYLTGDYGLADTKVGLGILFYNEGAGAINRTRATVTYAYHLPLNGGANFLDFGLSAGIMNEWVDLGKAKGDLDDDVLNSFNDRRLYLDGDFGVAYRTDKLTLQGALPNLKRFFKRDVLRNVVDRSIYFIAAGYKFSTDKVINSIEPKLVYRGVQNYDGIFDAGVNLQFLENKLMVNGIYHSTNSFTAGFGANYKNQFSILFQYTTNTSKMQNYSNGEFEVGLKYSIKN is encoded by the coding sequence GTGAGAGAAATAAAATGTTATATAGCGGCGCTGTTGTTTTTGTTTGTTACACCGGCACTTGCTCAACTTAACCCCATGGGGAGCATCTATTACCAGAACCAGTTTCTGGCCAACCCGGCAATGGCTGGTTTAGCACCTGGATTAAATTTAAATGCGGCATTTAAAACGCAGTGGACTGGGGTAGATGGTGCGCCAAAGATTCAATATTTAACGGGTGATTATGGTTTAGCTGATACTAAAGTAGGCTTGGGTATACTTTTTTATAATGAAGGCGCAGGAGCCATTAACCGTACAAGGGCAACCGTAACCTATGCTTATCATTTACCTTTAAACGGTGGGGCTAACTTCCTGGATTTTGGTTTATCGGCCGGCATTATGAACGAATGGGTCGACCTTGGTAAAGCCAAAGGCGATTTAGACGATGATGTGCTCAATAGCTTTAATGATCGCAGGCTATATTTGGATGGCGATTTTGGAGTGGCTTATCGCACCGATAAATTGACGCTGCAGGGTGCGTTGCCTAATCTTAAACGGTTTTTTAAAAGAGATGTATTGCGAAACGTGGTAGACCGATCGATCTATTTTATTGCCGCAGGTTACAAATTTAGCACAGATAAGGTAATTAACAGTATCGAACCGAAATTGGTGTACAGAGGGGTACAGAATTATGATGGTATTTTTGATGCTGGTGTAAACCTTCAGTTTTTAGAGAATAAACTCATGGTGAATGGCATATATCATAGCACCAACAGTTTTACAGCGGGTTTTGGTGCAAACTACAAAAATCAGTTTTCGATTTTGTTTCAGTATACCACCAACACTTCAAAAATGCAGAATTATAGCAATGGCGAATTTGAGGTGGGTTTGAAGTACAGCATCAAAAATTAA
- a CDS encoding prephenate dehydrogenase: MQIGIIGLGDMGKLYALSFVNAGYKVCGADMPLRFTDLKNELEPKGIEVLIGGHEVARKSDFIIYCVEAEKIDEVVATFARSTKYGAIVAGQTSVKHPEIAAFEKHLPEDTQIVTCHSLHGPAFSPEGQTLVVVRHRATDVVYAKALEIYKSLKSNIIEMDDYREHDRIVADTQAVTHMGFESMGSAWKNAGFFPWDNPAYAGGIDNVKILTTLRIFSYKSHIYAGLAILNPYAQKQVKYYAQAESELFKLMICENEVAFREKIYAARDFVFHESRALLLLDDNIMKEFSLSDASHKQKPNSHLSLLSMVYAWYKMGVNPYDNLICQTPPFKLRLGIAEYLFKNEAMLEESIHTALYDKSIRGDDLEFHTAVHEWASIIGYGDLKGYKEHFEAAKSFFANRLNDGRDLSAEMIKRLGK; encoded by the coding sequence ATGCAAATAGGAATTATTGGTTTGGGCGATATGGGCAAATTGTATGCACTATCGTTTGTAAACGCTGGTTACAAAGTATGTGGAGCAGATATGCCCTTACGTTTTACAGATTTAAAAAATGAGCTGGAACCTAAAGGAATCGAAGTTTTAATTGGTGGACATGAGGTTGCCCGTAAATCAGACTTTATTATCTATTGCGTTGAAGCCGAAAAAATTGATGAGGTGGTGGCTACTTTTGCCCGCTCTACAAAATACGGTGCCATAGTTGCCGGGCAAACCTCGGTTAAACATCCGGAAATTGCTGCTTTCGAAAAACACCTTCCAGAGGATACCCAGATTGTAACCTGCCATTCTTTACATGGCCCGGCATTTAGTCCGGAGGGACAAACGCTTGTGGTGGTGCGTCACCGTGCTACCGATGTGGTGTATGCCAAAGCTTTAGAAATTTATAAATCTTTAAAATCGAACATTATTGAAATGGACGATTACAGGGAACACGATCGTATTGTGGCCGATACGCAGGCGGTAACACACATGGGTTTCGAAAGCATGGGCTCCGCTTGGAAAAATGCAGGTTTCTTTCCCTGGGATAATCCGGCTTATGCGGGTGGCATCGATAATGTGAAAATTTTGACTACACTGAGGATTTTTAGTTACAAATCGCACATTTATGCTGGTTTGGCTATTTTAAATCCTTATGCGCAGAAACAGGTAAAATATTATGCCCAGGCAGAATCTGAACTGTTTAAGCTGATGATCTGTGAAAATGAAGTGGCATTTAGGGAAAAGATCTATGCAGCCCGCGATTTCGTTTTTCACGAAAGTCGTGCCCTTTTGTTATTGGATGATAACATCATGAAAGAATTCAGCCTATCTGATGCCAGCCATAAACAGAAACCAAATTCGCATTTAAGTTTGTTGAGTATGGTATATGCCTGGTACAAAATGGGCGTAAACCCTTACGATAACCTGATCTGCCAAACACCACCGTTCAAATTGAGGTTGGGTATAGCCGAATATCTTTTCAAAAATGAAGCAATGCTAGAGGAATCGATCCATACTGCTTTGTATGATAAATCCATCCGTGGCGATGATCTGGAATTTCATACCGCTGTGCACGAATGGGCATCGATTATTGGCTATGGTGATTTAAAAGGTTACAAAGAACATTTTGAAGCCGCCAAATCATTTTTTGCCAACCGTTTAAATGATGGAAGGGATTTAAGTGCAGAGATGATTAAACGATTGGGTAAGTAA
- a CDS encoding sulfite exporter TauE/SafE family protein, producing MSVLLFTIIVLLGAFLAGLLGSLTGLGGGVIIIPLLTLALGVDIHYAIGASIVSVIATSSGSAAAYVKEGITNIRIGMFLEIATTIGAVCGAIVAVYLNANYIAILFGCILIFSAIMTLKKKVDHTTLDNTDKWAKFFKLNGSFPDKGVDHPYAVKHVPGGFLMMLFAGTLSGLLGIGSGALKVIAMDNIMRLPFKVSTTTSNFMMGVTAAASAVVYLHRGQIDPGIAMPVCIGVLTGATVGSKILLRAKTDKLKIVFAIVVTFLALQMIYKGISGL from the coding sequence ATGTCGGTATTGCTGTTTACCATTATCGTTTTACTAGGTGCTTTTTTAGCCGGATTATTGGGTTCACTAACAGGTTTAGGTGGGGGCGTAATTATTATTCCCTTACTTACTTTGGCCTTGGGGGTTGATATTCATTATGCCATTGGTGCATCTATTGTTTCTGTTATCGCTACCTCTTCAGGTTCGGCAGCAGCTTATGTAAAAGAAGGGATTACCAATATCCGGATAGGTATGTTCCTTGAAATCGCCACCACAATAGGGGCGGTATGCGGTGCCATTGTAGCGGTTTATCTTAATGCGAACTACATCGCTATCCTATTTGGCTGCATCCTGATCTTTTCGGCCATCATGACTTTAAAGAAAAAGGTAGATCATACTACTTTGGATAATACCGATAAATGGGCTAAGTTTTTTAAACTCAACGGATCTTTTCCGGATAAAGGTGTAGATCACCCATATGCAGTAAAGCATGTACCTGGTGGTTTCCTGATGATGCTTTTCGCAGGAACTTTATCTGGACTGCTGGGCATCGGCAGCGGCGCATTAAAAGTAATCGCCATGGATAACATTATGCGTTTGCCGTTTAAGGTATCAACTACCACCAGTAATTTTATGATGGGCGTTACGGCAGCGGCCAGTGCAGTGGTTTATTTACACCGTGGCCAGATCGATCCCGGGATTGCCATGCCAGTGTGTATCGGCGTTTTAACGGGGGCAACAGTTGGCTCGAAAATTTTGCTGAGGGCCAAAACCGATAAACTTAAAATTGTATTTGCCATTGTAGTTACCTTTTTGGCACTGCAGATGATATATAAAGGAATAAGCGGATTATAA
- a CDS encoding DUF1634 domain-containing protein, with the protein MDTTGKENLNDKDIQVILGTLLRAGVIISMSIVLIGGAIFLIHNNGAITDYKVFKPELSKFSSIVAIFKGLSTFQGDAIVQFGILMLIFTPIARIVFAIFSFLIERDYLYVLIGFIILTIITISLNGGIAH; encoded by the coding sequence ATGGATACAACTGGAAAAGAAAACCTAAACGATAAAGATATCCAGGTAATTCTGGGTACGCTGCTGCGTGCGGGTGTAATTATTTCGATGAGTATTGTACTAATAGGTGGTGCTATTTTCCTGATTCATAATAATGGGGCCATTACTGACTATAAAGTTTTTAAGCCCGAGCTGAGCAAGTTTTCTTCCATAGTGGCTATATTTAAGGGACTAAGTACTTTTCAAGGTGATGCCATTGTGCAGTTTGGGATCCTGATGCTTATTTTTACGCCGATTGCCCGCATTGTATTCGCTATTTTTAGCTTTTTAATCGAACGCGATTACCTCTATGTGCTCATCGGATTTATCATTTTGACGATCATAACCATCAGTTTAAATGGTGGTATAGCGCATTAA
- the rplC gene encoding 50S ribosomal protein L3 — protein sequence MSGIIGKKVGMTSIFDAEGRNIPCTVIEAGPCVVTQVKTEEVDGYSSIQLGYDEKKEKNTTQPLKGHFAKANTTPKRKLVEFDSFTTSLNLGDVVTVDSFAEGDFVDVVGTSKGKGFQGVVKRHGFAGVGMQTHGQHNRLRAPGSLGASSFPSRVFKGMRMAGRTGGDRVKVQNLQVLKVYAEQNLLVVSGSIPGAKGSYVILDK from the coding sequence ATGTCAGGAATTATTGGAAAAAAAGTAGGAATGACCAGTATCTTTGATGCCGAAGGAAGAAACATTCCTTGTACGGTAATCGAGGCTGGACCTTGTGTAGTTACACAGGTAAAAACCGAAGAAGTAGATGGTTATTCATCAATCCAACTGGGTTACGATGAGAAAAAAGAGAAAAACACAACTCAACCATTGAAAGGCCATTTCGCGAAAGCAAACACAACTCCGAAACGCAAGCTGGTAGAATTTGATTCGTTTACAACTTCACTTAATTTAGGTGATGTAGTAACGGTTGATTCTTTCGCAGAAGGCGATTTTGTTGATGTTGTAGGTACCTCAAAAGGTAAAGGTTTTCAAGGTGTTGTAAAACGCCACGGATTTGCCGGTGTTGGTATGCAGACTCACGGTCAGCATAACCGTTTACGTGCCCCAGGTTCATTGGGAGCATCGTCATTCCCTTCACGTGTATTCAAAGGAATGCGCATGGCTGGAAGAACAGGTGGAGACAGGGTAAAAGTTCAGAACTTACAGGTTTTGAAAGTTTATGCTGAGCAAAACTTATTAGTAGTTAGTGGTTCCATTCCAGGAGCTAAAGGTTCTTACGTAATCTTAGACAAGTAA
- the rplD gene encoding 50S ribosomal protein L4, with translation MEVKVLNISGKETGAKVQLPESVFGIEPNDHAIYLDVKQYLANQRQGTHKSKQRNEIAGSTRKLYKQKGTGGARAGSIKSPLFNGGGRVFGPQPRDYSFKLNKKLKSLARKSALAYKAKDNNVVILEDFNFDTVKTKNYTSLLAALNVGTQKTLLVLPAQNNNIYLSSRNVQKTKVIAAADLNTYDVLNAGVLVLTADSVKTLEEAFAK, from the coding sequence ATGGAAGTTAAAGTATTAAACATTTCAGGTAAAGAAACAGGTGCCAAGGTGCAACTTCCTGAATCGGTATTTGGTATCGAGCCTAACGACCACGCGATTTATTTAGATGTAAAACAGTATTTGGCTAACCAACGTCAAGGTACTCACAAATCTAAACAACGTAATGAGATTGCTGGTTCAACTCGCAAACTATACAAACAAAAAGGTACAGGTGGTGCCCGTGCTGGTAGCATTAAATCTCCGTTATTTAACGGTGGTGGTCGTGTTTTCGGTCCTCAGCCACGTGATTACAGTTTTAAATTGAACAAGAAATTAAAATCATTAGCACGTAAATCTGCTTTAGCTTATAAAGCAAAAGATAACAATGTGGTAATTTTAGAAGATTTCAACTTCGATACAGTTAAAACTAAAAACTATACAAGTTTATTGGCTGCGTTAAACGTAGGTACTCAAAAAACTTTATTGGTTTTACCTGCACAAAATAATAATATCTATTTATCAAGCAGAAACGTTCAGAAAACTAAAGTGATTGCTGCAGCAGATTTGAATACATATGATGTATTAAACGCTGGTGTACTTGTGTTAACTGCTGATTCTGTTAAAACTTTGGAGGAGGCATTTGCCAAATAA
- the rplW gene encoding 50S ribosomal protein L23, translated as MDILKKPILTEKASALTEKSNRFTFSVNHKANKIQIKQAIEKLYGVTIVAVNTMVVDGKAKSRYTKAGFVSGRSPKYKKAIVTLKDGETIDYYATL; from the coding sequence ATGGACATTTTAAAAAAACCAATATTAACCGAAAAAGCTTCAGCTTTAACTGAGAAATCTAATCGTTTCACGTTTAGCGTTAACCACAAGGCTAACAAAATCCAGATTAAACAAGCCATTGAGAAATTGTACGGTGTAACCATCGTTGCAGTTAACACTATGGTTGTTGATGGAAAAGCTAAATCTCGTTACACTAAAGCAGGTTTTGTATCAGGCCGTAGCCCGAAATACAAAAAAGCAATCGTAACGTTAAAAGACGGCGAAACAATAGATTATTACGCAACCCTTTAA
- the rplB gene encoding 50S ribosomal protein L2: MGLRKFKPVTPGTRFRVGASFTEITATKPEKSLVVSSKKSGGRNNTGKMTMRYMGGGHKKSYRLIDFKRDKFDIPATVATVEYDPNRTARIALLHYADGEKRYIIAPEGLQVGSVLLSGDKAAPEVGNTLKLSNIPLGSIVHNVEIHPGKGAQLARSAGAYAQLAARDGKYATLKMPSGETRLILTTCLATIGAVSNSDHANEVLGKAGRKRWLGRRPRTRPVAMNPVDHPMGGGEGRSSGGHPRSRNGVLAKGFKTRELKKYSNRYIIERRKK; this comes from the coding sequence ATGGGCTTAAGAAAATTTAAACCAGTTACTCCAGGTACCCGCTTCAGAGTTGGTGCTAGTTTTACGGAGATTACAGCAACCAAGCCCGAAAAATCATTGGTTGTATCATCAAAAAAGTCTGGTGGACGTAACAATACAGGAAAAATGACTATGCGCTACATGGGCGGTGGTCACAAAAAATCATATCGTTTAATCGACTTCAAACGCGATAAATTCGATATTCCTGCAACAGTAGCTACTGTTGAATACGATCCAAACCGTACTGCCCGCATCGCATTATTACATTATGCAGATGGCGAGAAGCGTTATATCATCGCTCCTGAAGGATTGCAAGTTGGTTCGGTATTATTATCGGGCGACAAAGCAGCACCAGAAGTAGGTAACACTTTAAAATTATCGAACATTCCATTAGGTTCTATCGTACACAACGTAGAAATCCATCCTGGAAAAGGAGCACAATTAGCTCGTAGTGCAGGTGCTTACGCACAATTAGCTGCCCGCGATGGTAAATATGCTACTTTAAAAATGCCTTCAGGCGAAACCCGTTTAATCCTGACTACTTGTCTGGCTACTATCGGTGCTGTATCTAACTCAGATCACGCAAACGAAGTATTAGGTAAAGCAGGTCGTAAACGTTGGTTGGGCCGTCGTCCGAGAACTAGACCGGTAGCGATGAACCCTGTCGATCACCCAATGGGTGGTGGTGAAGGTAGATCATCAGGTGGTCACCCACGTTCAAGAAATGGTGTTTTAGCTAAAGGCTTCAAAACCAGAGAACTTAAAAAATATTCTAATCGTTACATCATAGAGAGAAGGAAGAAATAA
- the rpsS gene encoding 30S ribosomal protein S19 — MARSIKKGPYIDHNVEKKVNSMNDSGKKSVIKTWSRRSMISPDFVNHTFAVHNGNKFIPVYVTENMVGHKLGEFAPTRTFRGHAEKKK, encoded by the coding sequence ATGGCTCGTTCGATAAAAAAAGGACCTTATATTGACCATAACGTAGAGAAAAAAGTAAACTCTATGAATGATTCAGGCAAAAAGTCTGTAATCAAAACTTGGTCTCGCAGATCAATGATTTCACCAGATTTCGTGAATCATACATTTGCTGTACACAACGGAAATAAATTTATCCCTGTGTACGTTACAGAAAACATGGTTGGTCACAAGTTGGGAGAATTTGCTCCAACCAGAACATTCAGAGGACACGCTGAAAAGAAAAAATAA
- the rplV gene encoding 50S ribosomal protein L22: MEAIAKLNNCPTSPRKMRLVVDLIRGERVEKALSILKFTNKEAAIRVEKLLLSAIKNWESKNEGARPEENQLFVKTVMVDGGRQLKRLRPAPQGRGYRIRKRSNHVTLIVDSKSTETTQN; this comes from the coding sequence ATGGAAGCAATAGCAAAATTAAACAATTGTCCAACCTCACCGCGTAAGATGCGTTTGGTTGTAGATCTTATCAGAGGTGAACGTGTAGAAAAAGCATTAAGCATTTTAAAGTTTACCAATAAAGAAGCAGCAATAAGAGTTGAGAAATTATTATTATCTGCTATCAAAAACTGGGAATCTAAAAATGAAGGTGCTCGCCCTGAAGAAAACCAACTTTTTGTAAAAACAGTTATGGTTGATGGTGGCCGTCAGTTAAAACGCTTACGTCCAGCTCCTCAAGGCCGTGGATATAGAATTCGTAAACGTTCTAACCACGTAACGCTGATTGTAGATAGTAAAAGTACAGAAACAACTCAAAACTAA
- the rpsC gene encoding 30S ribosomal protein S3, with product MGQKANPIGNRLGIIKGWDSNWFGGNNYSDKLVEDEKIRKYLSARIAKGGVAKVVIERTLKRITVTIHTARPGIVIGKAGAEVDKIKEELKKLTKKEIQINIFEIKRPELDAQLVAEGVAKQLEARISFRRAMKSSIASTMRMGAEGIKIMTSGRLGGAEMARTEQYKEGRVPLHTFRADIDYALAEALTTYGKIGVKVWICKGEVYGKRDLSPNIGATNNGPKGASDKPAFGGRDNRGGGRDNRGGGNDRRGGNQGGGRGPGQGGPGANRGGGAGANRGPRK from the coding sequence ATGGGACAAAAAGCAAATCCAATAGGTAACAGGTTAGGTATCATCAAAGGATGGGATTCTAACTGGTTCGGTGGCAACAACTACTCCGATAAATTAGTTGAAGATGAGAAAATAAGAAAATATCTTTCTGCCCGTATCGCTAAAGGCGGTGTTGCAAAAGTAGTAATCGAGCGTACGTTAAAACGTATCACGGTAACTATCCACACAGCTCGTCCAGGTATCGTAATCGGTAAAGCAGGTGCTGAGGTTGATAAAATTAAAGAAGAGTTAAAGAAATTAACTAAAAAGGAAATTCAAATTAACATCTTCGAAATTAAACGCCCGGAACTTGATGCACAATTAGTTGCAGAAGGTGTTGCAAAACAATTAGAAGCAAGGATCTCATTCCGTAGAGCAATGAAATCCTCTATCGCATCAACCATGCGTATGGGTGCTGAAGGTATCAAAATCATGACTTCTGGTCGTTTAGGTGGTGCTGAGATGGCACGTACTGAGCAGTACAAAGAAGGAAGAGTGCCTTTGCATACATTCCGTGCTGATATTGACTACGCTTTAGCTGAAGCCTTAACTACTTATGGTAAAATAGGTGTTAAAGTTTGGATCTGTAAAGGTGAGGTTTATGGAAAACGTGATTTGTCTCCAAACATTGGTGCAACAAACAACGGTCCAAAAGGCGCATCAGATAAACCAGCTTTCGGTGGAAGAGATAACCGTGGTGGTGGAAGAGATAACCGTGGCGGTGGTAACGACAGACGTGGTGGAAACCAAGGTGGTGGTCGTGGTCCAGGTCAAGGTGGTCCCGGAGCAAATAGAGGTGGTGGCGCAGGCGCTAACAGAGGTCCTCGTAAATAA
- the rplP gene encoding 50S ribosomal protein L16: MLQPKRTKFRKMQKGRMKGLASRGAELAFGSFGIKSLEATWITSRQIEAARIAVTRFMKREGQVWIRIFPDKPVTKKPAEVRMGKGKGAPEYWVAVVRPGRVIFEAEGVPLEVAKEALRLAAQKLPIQTKFVVRRDYVEA, translated from the coding sequence ATGTTACAGCCAAAAAGAACGAAGTTCAGGAAGATGCAAAAAGGCAGAATGAAGGGTTTAGCTTCTCGTGGAGCTGAATTAGCATTCGGATCTTTCGGTATCAAATCTTTAGAAGCTACTTGGATCACAAGTCGCCAGATAGAGGCTGCCCGTATTGCCGTAACACGTTTCATGAAACGTGAAGGTCAAGTATGGATCAGGATATTCCCGGACAAACCAGTAACTAAGAAACCTGCTGAGGTACGTATGGGTAAAGGTAAAGGTGCTCCTGAATATTGGGTAGCAGTTGTAAGACCAGGACGTGTAATTTTCGAAGCTGAAGGTGTGCCTTTAGAAGTTGCTAAAGAAGCATTGCGTTTAGCAGCTCAGAAATTACCGATCCAAACCAAATTCGTAGTACGTAGAGATTACGTAGAAGCATAG
- the rpmC gene encoding 50S ribosomal protein L29: protein MKNSEITGLSKEELVAKIAEEKENLSKLKFAHTISAIENPSRIAKVRKDIARLNTELTKVKNTESATETK, encoded by the coding sequence ATGAAAAATTCAGAAATCACAGGGCTTTCAAAAGAAGAATTAGTAGCTAAGATTGCGGAAGAAAAAGAGAACTTATCAAAATTAAAGTTCGCTCACACTATTTCAGCTATCGAAAATCCTTCACGCATTGCAAAAGTAAGGAAAGACATAGCCCGTTTAAACACTGAGTTGACTAAAGTGAAAAACACTGAGTCAGCTACTGAAACTAAATAA
- the rpsQ gene encoding 30S ribosomal protein S17 yields MERQLRKTRTGLVVSNKMDKSVVVSVERKVKHPIYGKFVKKTTKFMAHDEKNECGIGDTVLIMETRPLSKNKNWRLVQILERAK; encoded by the coding sequence ATGGAAAGACAATTAAGAAAAACAAGAACCGGGTTAGTGGTAAGCAACAAGATGGATAAATCTGTTGTAGTGAGCGTGGAGCGTAAAGTAAAACACCCGATTTATGGTAAGTTCGTAAAGAAAACTACCAAATTTATGGCTCACGACGAGAAAAACGAATGCGGTATCGGTGATACAGTATTGATTATGGAAACTCGTCCTTTGAGTAAAAACAAGAACTGGAGATTGGTACAAATTTTAGAAAGAGCTAAATAA
- the rplN gene encoding 50S ribosomal protein L14: MVQQESRLNVADNSGAKEVLVIRVLGGTGKRYASIGDKVVVTVKSALPSGNIKKGTVSKAVVVRTKKEIRRKDGSYIRFDDNAAVLLNAQDEPRGTRIFGPVARELREKQFMKIVSLAPEVL; the protein is encoded by the coding sequence ATGGTACAACAGGAATCGAGATTAAACGTTGCTGATAACAGCGGCGCAAAAGAAGTATTGGTAATTCGTGTGCTAGGTGGAACCGGCAAACGTTATGCTTCAATTGGTGATAAAGTAGTTGTTACCGTAAAAAGCGCGTTACCTTCTGGTAACATCAAAAAAGGTACAGTTTCTAAAGCAGTTGTTGTAAGAACTAAAAAAGAAATCCGTCGTAAAGATGGTTCTTATATCCGTTTTGACGATAATGCAGCTGTATTATTGAACGCACAGGATGAGCCAAGAGGTACACGTATCTTTGGCCCGGTTGCGAGAGAACTACGTGAAAAACAATTCATGAAAATTGTATCATTAGCACCGGAGGTATTATAA
- the rplX gene encoding 50S ribosomal protein L24 has product MGNKVNTPSKLKIRTGDLVKVIAGDSKGQQGKVLSVLIDKNRAIVEGVNLVSKHTKPNAANPNGGIIKKEAALHISNLMLVDPKSGKATRVGRKLNADGKLVRVAKISGEEIK; this is encoded by the coding sequence ATGGGAAACAAAGTAAATACACCATCAAAACTTAAAATCCGCACAGGAGATTTAGTTAAAGTCATTGCTGGCGATTCAAAAGGTCAACAAGGAAAAGTACTTTCAGTACTTATAGATAAAAACAGAGCCATTGTAGAAGGCGTTAACTTAGTATCTAAACATACTAAACCAAATGCTGCAAATCCTAACGGTGGTATTATTAAAAAAGAAGCTGCTCTTCACATTTCTAACTTGATGTTGGTTGATCCAAAATCTGGTAAAGCTACCCGCGTAGGTCGTAAACTTAACGCAGATGGTAAATTAGTTAGAGTTGCTAAAATTTCAGGAGAGGAGATTAAATAA